A region from the Aegilops tauschii subsp. strangulata cultivar AL8/78 chromosome 5, Aet v6.0, whole genome shotgun sequence genome encodes:
- the LOC109737071 gene encoding uncharacterized protein, translating to MPPKKYVVPRAATDAITTAAQPKQRKQRAPPSKPPDMSNTDWRAEVQRREAVTTGRRNRTNAKKARDRAALAATAVAEQAERSAEQAEAARAGMMNPPGGHGPYASWSQQSVGSPSGFSSSPQPWGCRPSPGYADGDAHDGFNPNITFPHGHPAQRMPSPAFVGVQYPPYTYSPPAYAASPTPPLRRGALLFSQASSSHLGDTDATEADMNDIITTGSAAAAAFPGFTAQDDTIDLNGDMDGELDYGEEEPEEEDEDEEETAPAPARKGEKKKKKKRAARTGEPRIKWASKEDKCLDEAWKVICLDPTTGTNQSIDTYWERIKAEFDERKLVDPYFKGVYMQSGSKIAARPKSGASIKDQVWHVGLPFLFAVFAPAYCCSSAQLVRMFAMFRQDSSNQDFKYLHVFKRIQKCEKWADTRRTLTKAKETYKPDTPTPGVADGRPDGNKGAKKGKHAELATARVQESIEHCIADAQTRAAQREEKTEAQWSVLMTNSVVKLDLLRTNVAAKKRNTDLAFLMGGVDMSAMDEQVKAWYLAERGLSLNQMPSTTAPTPTPTPTPPPSPSDDASTTPSTEVAPTLTSPRTPTPPTPEADTVV from the exons ATGCCGCCGAAGAAGTACGTGGTCCCCCGCGCCGCGACGGATGCCATCACCACCGCCGcccagccgaagcagaggaagcagAGGGCGCCGCCGTCCAAGCCCCCGGACATGTCTAACACCGACTGGAGGGCGGAAGTTCAGCGCCGGGAGGCTGTCACCACCGGCCGACGGAACAGGACGAACGCCAAGAAGGCCCGGGACAGGGCGGCGCTCGCGGctacggcggtggcggagcaggcggagcgcTCGGCCGAACAGGCCGAGGCGGCTCGCGCGGGGATGATGAATCCACCCGGCGGCCACGGCCCGTACGCGTCCTGGAGCCAGCAAAGCGTCGGGTCTCCGTCCGGCTTCTCGTCGTCGCCACAACCATGGGGGTGCAGGCCGTCGCCGGGCTATGCCGACGGCGACGCGCACGACGGGTTCAACCCcaacatcaccttcccccatggtCACCCGGCCCAGCGCATGCCCTCGCCCGCCTTCGTCGGCGTGCAGTACCCTCCGTACACCTACTCACCGCCGGCCTACGCAGCCTCCCCGACACCACCTCTCCGCCGTGGCGCGCTGCTCTTCTCACAAGCCTCCTCGTCGCATCTCGGCGACACCGACGCGACGGAGGCCGACATGAACGACATCATCACGACCggctcggccgccgccgccgccttccccggGTTCACCGCCCAAGACGACACAATCGACCTCAACGGCGACATGGACGGCGAGCTCGACTACGGTGAGGAGGAgccagaggaggaggacgaggacgaggaggagacggCGCCTGCTCCggcgaggaaaggggagaagaagaagaagaagaagcgggcggCCAGGACCGGCGAGCCGCGCATCAAGTGGGCGTCCAAGGAGGACAAGTGCCTCGATGAAGCGTGGAAAGTCATCTGCCTCGACCCGACTACCGGCACGAACCAGAGCATCGACACGTATTgggagcgcatcaaggccgagttcgACGAGCGCAAGCTCGTCGACCCCTACTTCAAAGGCGTCTACATGCAGAGCGGGTCGAAG ATCGCGGCTCGCCCGAAGAGCGGCGCCAGCATCAAGGATCAGGTATGGCACGTCGGTCTCCCTTTTCTTTTCGCCGTGTTCGCGCCGGCCTACTGTTGTTCCTCGGCGCAGCTGGTCCGGATGTTCGCCATGTTTCGCCAGGACAGCAGCAACCAAGATTTCAAGTACCTCCATGTCTTCAAGCGGATCCAGAAGTGTGAGAAGTGGGCGGATACCAGGCGCACCCTCACCAAGGCCAAGGAGACGTACAAGCCGGACACGCCGACACCGGGCGTGGCCGACGGACGCCCGGACGGCAacaaaggggccaagaaggggaaACATGCCGAGTTGGCCACCGCGCGTGTGCAAGAGTCCATCGAGCATTGCATCGCCGACGCCCAGACCCGAGCCGCCCAGCGGGAAGAGAAAACCGAGGCGCAGTGGTCGGTGTTGATGACGAACAGCGTCGTCAAGCTCGACCTGCTCCGGACCAACGTCGccgcgaagaagaggaacaccgaCCTGGCTTTCCTGATGGGCGGCGTGGACATGTCGGCGATGGACGAGcaggtcaaggcgtggtacctggcGGAGCGTGGCCTCAGCCTGAACCAGATGCCGTCGACCACGGCGCCAACTCCCACGCCGACGCCTACGCCACCGCCAAGCCCGAGCGATGATGCCTCGACGACGCCCAGCACAGAAGTCGCGCCGACGCTGACCAGCCCTCGCACGCCGACTCCACCGACGCCGGAGGCCGACACCGTCGTTTGA